Genomic window (Bradyrhizobium sp. 186):
GTCGGCGCCATGCGCGTTGCGACGGATCTCGAGCGGATCGGCGATCTCGCCAAGAACATGGGCAAGCGCGTCGCGGCGCTGGAGACGGATTTCCATCCGCTCAAGCTGTTCCGCGGCCTGGAGCACATGACCGACCTCGTGCAGCAGCAAGTCAAGTCGGTGCTGGACGCCTATGCCGCGCATGATTTGCCGGCGGCGATGGCGGTGTGGAAAGGCGACGAGGAAGTCGACGCCATCTGCACCTCGCTGTTCCGCGAGCTCCTCACCTATATGATGGAGGATCCACGCAACATCTCGTTCTGCATCCATCTGATGTTCTGCGCCAAGAACATCGAGCGGATCGGCGACCACTCCACCAACATCGCCGAGACCGTGTTCTACATGATCGAAGGTCAGGCCATGACCGACAAGCGTCCGAAGGGCGACATGACGACCTTCGCCACGACGGTCCCGAATACTTGAAT
Coding sequences:
- the phoU gene encoding phosphate signaling complex protein PhoU, producing MGSEHTAKAFDTDLQELTRLVAEMGGIAERMIVDSVDALIRRDVALGQRVVATDVEIDVLQKRIEERAVLTIARRQPMAVDLREIVGAMRVATDLERIGDLAKNMGKRVAALETDFHPLKLFRGLEHMTDLVQQQVKSVLDAYAAHDLPAAMAVWKGDEEVDAICTSLFRELLTYMMEDPRNISFCIHLMFCAKNIERIGDHSTNIAETVFYMIEGQAMTDKRPKGDMTTFATTVPNT